In the genome of Paenibacillus sp. GP183, the window ACACGTATGATTATGCAGTATGCGCTGGCGTTTGAGCTGAATTTGCTGGTTGTCGGTACCGATCATGCTTCAGAAGCAATAACAGGCTTCTTCACCAAGTACGGCGACGGGGCCGTAGATATCACACCTCTGAGCTCACTCAACAAGAGGCAGGTGCGAATACTGGCAGCCACATTGGGTGTTCCGCAAAGCGTGCTGAATAAGGCACCGACCGCAGGCTTGTGGGAGGGCCAGACGGATGAAGACGAGCTCGGCATCAAGTATAATGACAACAGTGACTATCTGGAAGGCAAACAAATTGATCAGGCCATAAAGGATAAATTGGAAAAGCAATATTTGAAAACCGAGCATAAACGTAATGCCATTCCGGGGATTTAGAAAGGATGGCGATGATCCCATGATCGTTGGAATCGGCACGGATTTGGTGGAAATCGCCAGGATGCGCAGAGTGCTGGAGCAGTCGACGGGAACGCGATTTTTGGAACGAATTTTGACGCCAAAGGAGCGAGAGCTCGCTTTGAAACGGAAGGGAAGGCTGGCGGAATTTGCCGCCGGACGGTTCGCCGCCAAGGAAGCTGTCGTCAAAGCGCTCGGCTGCGGCATCGGCAAGCAGGTTGGCTTTCAAGATGTGGAAGTACTGCCGAATGAGCTGGGCAAGCCCGAATGCAGTATTCCGGCAGAAGCCCTGGAACGTGCAGGACATGGCAGTATTCGCATCCATCTCAGCATCACGCATACGGAAGCTATGGCATCCGCTTACGTGATAGTAGAGCGGGCTTAAGCAGCCTGGCATGTAAGAAAACGGATGCTATAATCAAAGCCGTTATTTCTGCAGACCCAGTAGAAATAACGGCTTTATGTTTGAATCAGGCTCATTTCTTCGAGCTGAGCCAATCCGTAAGCAGCTGAATTTCGTCTGCTGTCAGCTTGTGTTCATAGCCTGGCATGCCGCCTCCGCCGCCGCGAATTTGATTGGCAATTTGCTCGGGTGTATAGGCAGCACCAATTTTTTGCAGGTTGGTTTTAGGACCAACGCGGCCTGAAAGATCCACACCATGGCAGCTGATGCAGTTGGTTTTTTTAAACAACTCCTCGGCTTTTACGTACTTGCTGTCCGAGCTTGGTGCCAAAGATGCAGCCGTAGATGGTCCTGCGTTTTCCGGATTCGGCGTATTTTTAGTCGTTCCGCAAGCTGTAAGGCTTATAATGACAAAGCAAGCTGCACCGAGCAGCCATGTATGCTTGAACATCAAGCTAACCTCCCTGAATAGTTCATCTCACTTTTGAATATTAACAGGATAGCTTATTTATGGCGTTAATTACAAATCCAAGATTTCTTCTTAACCCTGCTTTTAATATAATTAATGTTAGGGAGGTGACTTATGTACAGTGAAGAGAAAAAACAGTATTTTTCCCATGAATTATTAAATTGGTACAGCCTTCATAAACGGGACCTGCCTTGGCGCAGAAGTAAAAACCCATATCATATCTGGATTTCTGAAGTCATGCTGCAGCAAACTCGCGTCGACACGGTTATCCCTTATTTCCATCGGTTTATTGAACAATTTCCAACGGTTCAGGCTTTGGCCGAGGCTCCTGAAGATCATGTGCTCAAAGCCTGGGAAGGCCTCGGTTACTATTCGCGTGCGCGAAATCTGCAAAGCGCGGTTAGGGAGGTTCACGAACGGTACGGCGGTCAAGTGCCAAGCGAGAAGAACGAAATTTCCTCATTAAAAGGGGTCGGCCCCTATACCTCAGGTGCAATTCTAAGTATTGCTTACAATAAACCTGAGCCTGCAGTGGATGGAAATGTGATGCGAGTGCTTTCACGTTTTTTTCTGATTGAAGAAGATATCATGAAACCGAGCACCAGAGTGTACATGGAAGGATTAGCCAGGGAATTGATTTTGGAAGGAACCGCGAGTGAATTTAATCAAGCTTTGATGGAGCTTGGAGCAACCGTCTGCAGCCCGCGTTCACCTTATTGCCTGACCTGCCCGGTTATGGCTCATTGCTCGGCTCGCGAAGAAGGAATGGCTGAAACTCTGCCAGTCAAGAAGAAAGCCAAGCCTCCGCGTCCGGAGCTAAGAATTGCCGCTTTTATCGAAGGCACTGGCAAGGACGCAGGCAAATGGCTGGTGCGTCAGCGTCCACAAGAAGGATTGCTGGCTCGTATGTGGGAGCTGCCTCATGTCGAGCTGAAGCATGCCGACGGGTTGGATAATGCAGAGAATATGCAGGTCTTGCGCGATTTGATATTGCAGGAAGCAGGGATGGTTGTATCTCCAAGGGAGTGGATGATGGATATAGAGCATACTTTTAGCCATATTCATTGGAACATGAAGGTGTACCTATGTCGACTGGGCGAAGAAAACCGCAATGATGATAAGGAATTTTGGATGCCATTTCATTATCGTTTTATCGGGACTGAAGAGATGGGCGATTATGCGTTTCCTAATGTGTTTGCGAGGATCATGCAGGGGGTTGTGGTTAGCAGCAAAACTAAATAAGCTCATCTTTCAGGGCATCCTGGTTTTTCAAAATAATCCGTTTCTGTCGGATTTCAATCATTCGTTCCATTTGCAGCTCCAGCAATACCTTCGTGACCGATTCACGAACAGTTCCGACCAAGTTCGCAAGCTGTTGATGCGTAAGCTTCATATCGATCAGAATGCCTTCTTCCGTAGCATTGCCATACTCCAATGACAGCCTCATTATGGCTTTCACGATTCGAGAGCGAACATCCAGAAAAGTAAGATCGAATATTTGTTCATTGGCTTTACGCAGACGTTCCATGGTAGCTTCAAGCAGTTTTATGATAAGCTTGGGGCTTTTCTCCATAAACTGAATAAATACGGAGCGCTTTAATGAATACAGGGTGGTTGCTTCCAGTGTTTCCACTGTGGCGGAACGAGTAAGACTCTCGTTGATGAGAGACATTTCACCGAAAAAATCACCGTCCCTAAACAGGGAAAGGATAATTTCCTTCGAGTCGTCGATTCGATATATTTTGACCACTCCGGATTTGATTAAATAGAATTCATCTCCTGGATCTCCTTCAAGAAAAAGAATCTTCCCCTTTTTATGTTTTTTCTCTGTGAAAAGGGGGGCGAGCTCAAGCAGCTCCTCTTCCGTGAGCACTTGAAAAATGGGGACTTGCTGCAATAGTTGAGCGATTGTTTTCATGGGTATCATCTCTTTTCGGCCAGCTTCAAACCAATAACTGCTCTCCCACCTCATTGATGATTATGTTTAATGTGCGCGATAAATCGATCTCGTAAGGACTCCTTAACTCCAAGCCCGCGGCATCCCTTAGAACTCGGACCACAGGACGCTGCATACTGCTTGGATTAATACGAGAAACAATGCCTTTCTCACCTGTGCTTAATGTGACAGATAAGCCTAAAGGGAAAATCGCGACGTTATTACGGAACAGTTTGACCATATTTATATCGTACAATGTTCCTGCGTTTCCGTAAAGAACTTCCAAAGCATGACTTGGAGTCATCGCATTACGATAAGAACGAGGATGAATCATGGCGTCGTAGGAATCAAGCATGCCGATCCATCTGGCATATGGATGTATCTGCTCTCCGACTAATCCAAAAGGGTAGCCGCTTCCATTCATCCGTTCATGATGCTGCAGCGCGCAGTGGGCCGCTACCAAGGGAACTCCAAATGTATCCCTCAGTAATTGGAAGCCATATTCAGCATGCTTTTGAACTTCCATAAACTCATTGGAAGTTAATGGCGCATTTTTCTCCAGGATTTGTTTGGGAATTTGGACATTTCCCACATCATGCAGCAAGGCGCCCATCCCGATGGTCATCAGATCATCGCGTGTAAAGCTCCCTTCCTGGATCGCCAGCTTTGTGGCAACAATACAAACATTGATCGCGTTCTGGCTAAAATGCTTCTCCATATTGTTTGGTGCGGCCAGATTGATGGCGGCTAGCATGACAGCCTCATTCTTGTGGCCGTTAAAGTCATCGATGACGCGTGACATCCCTTCCTGGAAGAGCCTGCCCATGGAATCGGAGGCCTGAGCGTTGGAGGAGATTCCGGCAGTGGCCCCAAATCGCTCAAAGATTTGCCCCAGTGATGTACGCAGCAACGATCTGGTTTGATCATGGATGGGATCCTCGATAAGAATATCTTCGGTACGCGAATCTTCAATGTATAAGTAATTAACGCCCAATTGACTGAGTTTGCTGAGCATACTGTTTGTGAGTTCAACCTGATGGCCTACAAGGACATGGCCTTCCTCTGTAAAGATCGGTTTCGCAAGACGCATACCGGGTTGGCACATCCTGGTTGGTAATATTCGCATATCCATCACCTGCTTCTATCGAAATATCAAATATACCCCAAGAAACTATTATTTCACATCCGGGTAATAAAATCTGTGTCGAAAGTAACAGAAAATGATAAATTTGAACTATATTTTGTCGAATGATATAAGTCTTAAGCTACAAAAAAGACGACCCGCAGGTCGTCTGATTCACAAGAATCTTATTTCGCAGCGTTGAAACGCTTGCCAACCTCAGTCCAGTTTACTACATTCCAGAATGCGGCAATGTAATCAGGGCGTTTGTTTTGATATTTCAAATAGTATGCATGCTCCCATACGTCAAGGCCAAGAAGCGGAGTATCACCTTCCATGATTGGGCTGTCTTGGTTAGGAAGGCTGTAAACCTTCAGTTTGCCGTCTTTACCTTTTACCAGCCATGCCCAGCCAGAACCGAAACGAGTTGCTCCAGCCGCCGCAAATGTCTCTTTGAACTTATCAAAGCCGCCTAGCTCGCTGTCGATAGCCGCTGCAAGAGCTCCGGATGGAGCTCCGCCTGCGTTCGGTCCGATAGTTTCCCAGAAGAAGGAATGGTTAGCGTGGCCGCCGCCATTATTGCGAACTGCGGTACGAATATCTTCAGGTACATCATTCAGGTTGCTTATAAGACCCGTTAAGGATTTATCATGCAGCTCAGCATGCTTGTCAAGCGCTGCATTCAGGTTCGTCACATAAGCATTGTGATGGCGGTCGTGGTGAATCATCATTGTAGTTTCGTCGATATGAGGCTCGAGTGCGTTGTTCGGATACGGTAACGGTGGTAATTGATGTGCCATTTGCAAAATACCTCCCAAAATTTAGTTTCAACAATATTTATTATGACCTATATTTTATAGAAAATCAACATCTATGTATATTAAGTATGTTGGGCTTTCGTAAAGCTTGAAAATGGAAGAAGATAACATAAATATATGTTTTTATCTTGAAAACGCTTTAGATTAAGCGCTTCCAAGAGAAAAACAAAAAAACATGGAGTTTTTCGTGAGTTTTCACACATTTTTAGCAGGATATCGTGTTTTTTTGTCGTATTTAAAAAGTTACCTAAAAAATAAAGCTTATGGGAGAGAGTCACATGCACGTTCGTTCATTTCAACTTGCCGATACCCCATCGGTTACGAAGCTCTTGCAGGAAGTATTAACAGAAACCTGTTATGAAGACACCATGGAAGCTTTCGCGCGTCAGTTGTCCTGGGACACTGAACTGGTATTGATCGCGGAAGATGATGAGCAGATCGTTGGCATTATTATAGGCACCATTGATCATAACAACGGATACTATTACAGAATAGCCGTTGCTGAGCGGCACCAGCGTAAAGGTATAGGAAGAGCTATGATTGAAGCCATGAAGCAACGGTTTTTGCAGCGAAAAGTGAACAAAATAATGGTTACCGTGGATGTTCATAATGAGATTATGCTTCCCATTTATGAATCTGCAGGTTACCGTTCCTCTGACTTTTCGAGAGCGGCTCATCGTCTGAGTATTATAAAAAAAGTCAGCAGTTAAATTCTGACTACCATTAAATAGGGCTTTTGGCATATCTTTTTCCGCACTTGCAATTGCAATTGGGGTAGAGATATGCTTTTCTATTATTATCAGCTTGATTGTATTCGCAAGTGAGATTGAGGTGCCTGACCATTTGGAAAATTTTTCACAGTATATTATCAAAAGCTTCAAGCATGACGGGCATCTTCATCGGATGTGGTTGGAAAATTGGCGAATTCCAGAGGAACAGCTGCACCCCGATCATAAGAACGAATCGATGATAGTGCTAATCAACAGTCAAACCAAAATTCGTGAAGCGGATGGCAAGGAATGGATGAGCCGAATTCCCGGAGTTTCTTTTTTTATGCCGAATCAATGGTTTAATATTGTTGCCCTGCTTGAAGATACCGGTATTCGTTATTATTGCAATATTGCATCTCCGCCTTATTTGGCAAAGGATGTTATCACATATATCGACTACGATCTGGATGTGATTCTTTATCCGGATGGAAGCACTCACGTTGTGGATCAAGAAGAGTATGAGCGCCATAAAACAAGCTATCGCTATTCTCCTTTAGTTGAAAAGAAGGTTATGCATGGAATGGACCTGCTTTTGGAGCGTGTGAATAAAGGCAAGTCTCCCTTTCAGGATATGCAGGTATTGAGATATTATGAGCTGTGGGAGAAGCTAAGAGACGACAGTTCAAGCTGATTAATGCTGTTAAGGACTCGTGAAGGTGAGGTGAATCAATTGACATTCAGCCTTAATGACAGCAAACCTATGGAATGGCAAAGGTTAAAGCAAGAAATTCTGGAGGCTGCCCCGGATTTGGGTATTGATAAAGTGGGCTTCGCTGCTGCGGACCCTTTTTTGGAGCTGAAGCAGGTGCTTTTGAATCATCGGGCAAAGGGCTATGAATCCGGTTTTGAGGAGCCGGATATCGATAAGCGGGTGTATCCGGATCGCAGCTTGGCGGAGCCGCAGTCCCTGATTTCCATTGCTATTGCTTATCCATCCAAGCTGCAGGACCCGCCCCGTTCCGAGCCGGGCGCCTATCGCGGTATCCTTTCCCGTTCTGCCTGGGGCGTGGATTATCATCATGTACTGCAGGATCGCTTGACCAAGCTGGAAGCCTTTATCGCGGAGCGTGTCCCCGATGCGCGAATGCAATCGATGGTGGATACCGGAGCCTTGGCCGACAGAGCGGTTGCGGAGAGAGCTGGAATCGGCTGGGTAGGCAAGAATTGTGCTGTCATTACACCTGAATGGGGCTCGTGGGTTTATTTGGGAGAGATGATAACGAACATACCTTTTCCGCCCGATAAGGCCAGCACCGATCAATGTGGAGACTGCACACTGTGTATCGATACATGTCCTACCGGAGCTTTAGTTGGACCGGGACAGCTCAATTCAAGCCGCTGCATCTCCTTTGTTACACAAACCAAAGGTGTTGTGGAAGATGAGCTAATGCGCAAAATCGGCAATCGACTTTACGGCTGCGACACCTGTCAGGTGGTTTGCCCGAAAAATAAAGGGCTGAACTGGACCCACCAGCCGGAGCTGCAGCCCGACCCCGAAAAGGTCAAACCGCTGCTGATTCCATT includes:
- the acpS gene encoding holo-ACP synthase, giving the protein MIVGIGTDLVEIARMRRVLEQSTGTRFLERILTPKERELALKRKGRLAEFAAGRFAAKEAVVKALGCGIGKQVGFQDVEVLPNELGKPECSIPAEALERAGHGSIRIHLSITHTEAMASAYVIVERA
- a CDS encoding cytochrome c is translated as MFKHTWLLGAACFVIISLTACGTTKNTPNPENAGPSTAASLAPSSDSKYVKAEELFKKTNCISCHGVDLSGRVGPKTNLQKIGAAYTPEQIANQIRGGGGGMPGYEHKLTADEIQLLTDWLSSKK
- the mutY gene encoding A/G-specific adenine glycosylase, which gives rise to MYSEEKKQYFSHELLNWYSLHKRDLPWRRSKNPYHIWISEVMLQQTRVDTVIPYFHRFIEQFPTVQALAEAPEDHVLKAWEGLGYYSRARNLQSAVREVHERYGGQVPSEKNEISSLKGVGPYTSGAILSIAYNKPEPAVDGNVMRVLSRFFLIEEDIMKPSTRVYMEGLARELILEGTASEFNQALMELGATVCSPRSPYCLTCPVMAHCSAREEGMAETLPVKKKAKPPRPELRIAAFIEGTGKDAGKWLVRQRPQEGLLARMWELPHVELKHADGLDNAENMQVLRDLILQEAGMVVSPREWMMDIEHTFSHIHWNMKVYLCRLGEENRNDDKEFWMPFHYRFIGTEEMGDYAFPNVFARIMQGVVVSSKTK
- a CDS encoding Crp/Fnr family transcriptional regulator, giving the protein MKTIAQLLQQVPIFQVLTEEELLELAPLFTEKKHKKGKILFLEGDPGDEFYLIKSGVVKIYRIDDSKEIILSLFRDGDFFGEMSLINESLTRSATVETLEATTLYSLKRSVFIQFMEKSPKLIIKLLEATMERLRKANEQIFDLTFLDVRSRIVKAIMRLSLEYGNATEEGILIDMKLTHQQLANLVGTVRESVTKVLLELQMERMIEIRQKRIILKNQDALKDELI
- a CDS encoding HD-GYP domain-containing protein, whose product is MRILPTRMCQPGMRLAKPIFTEEGHVLVGHQVELTNSMLSKLSQLGVNYLYIEDSRTEDILIEDPIHDQTRSLLRTSLGQIFERFGATAGISSNAQASDSMGRLFQEGMSRVIDDFNGHKNEAVMLAAINLAAPNNMEKHFSQNAINVCIVATKLAIQEGSFTRDDLMTIGMGALLHDVGNVQIPKQILEKNAPLTSNEFMEVQKHAEYGFQLLRDTFGVPLVAAHCALQHHERMNGSGYPFGLVGEQIHPYARWIGMLDSYDAMIHPRSYRNAMTPSHALEVLYGNAGTLYDINMVKLFRNNVAIFPLGLSVTLSTGEKGIVSRINPSSMQRPVVRVLRDAAGLELRSPYEIDLSRTLNIIINEVGEQLLV
- a CDS encoding superoxide dismutase, translated to MAHQLPPLPYPNNALEPHIDETTMMIHHDRHHNAYVTNLNAALDKHAELHDKSLTGLISNLNDVPEDIRTAVRNNGGGHANHSFFWETIGPNAGGAPSGALAAAIDSELGGFDKFKETFAAAGATRFGSGWAWLVKGKDGKLKVYSLPNQDSPIMEGDTPLLGLDVWEHAYYLKYQNKRPDYIAAFWNVVNWTEVGKRFNAAK
- a CDS encoding GNAT family N-acetyltransferase; its protein translation is MHVRSFQLADTPSVTKLLQEVLTETCYEDTMEAFARQLSWDTELVLIAEDDEQIVGIIIGTIDHNNGYYYRIAVAERHQRKGIGRAMIEAMKQRFLQRKVNKIMVTVDVHNEIMLPIYESAGYRSSDFSRAAHRLSIIKKVSS
- a CDS encoding DUF402 domain-containing protein → MENFSQYIIKSFKHDGHLHRMWLENWRIPEEQLHPDHKNESMIVLINSQTKIREADGKEWMSRIPGVSFFMPNQWFNIVALLEDTGIRYYCNIASPPYLAKDVITYIDYDLDVILYPDGSTHVVDQEEYERHKTSYRYSPLVEKKVMHGMDLLLERVNKGKSPFQDMQVLRYYELWEKLRDDSSS
- the queG gene encoding tRNA epoxyqueuosine(34) reductase QueG; the encoded protein is MEWQRLKQEILEAAPDLGIDKVGFAAADPFLELKQVLLNHRAKGYESGFEEPDIDKRVYPDRSLAEPQSLISIAIAYPSKLQDPPRSEPGAYRGILSRSAWGVDYHHVLQDRLTKLEAFIAERVPDARMQSMVDTGALADRAVAERAGIGWVGKNCAVITPEWGSWVYLGEMITNIPFPPDKASTDQCGDCTLCIDTCPTGALVGPGQLNSSRCISFVTQTKGVVEDELMRKIGNRLYGCDTCQVVCPKNKGLNWTHQPELQPDPEKVKPLLIPLLSMGNKEFKEQYGSSASSWRGKKPIQRNAIIALGNFKDRSAVPVLSDLLKQDPRPEIRATAAWAMGRIGGEEAIEALHDAQLSEQQAIVLEELAKASLILESNHV